In a single window of the Hippoglossus hippoglossus isolate fHipHip1 chromosome 7, fHipHip1.pri, whole genome shotgun sequence genome:
- the rnf41 gene encoding E3 ubiquitin-protein ligase NRDP1: protein MGYDITRFQGEVDEDLLCPICSGVLEEPVQAPHCEHAFCNACITQWFAQQQICPVDRTVVTLAHLRPVPRIMRNMLSKLQMSCDNATFGCTATLRLDQLQSHLKDCEHNPKRPVNCEEGCGLEMPKDEQSNHNCIKHLRSVVQQQQTKISDLEKTVAEHKHQLGEQKRDIQLLKAYMRAIRSANPNLQNLEESIEYNEILEWVNSMQPARVTRWGGMISTPDAVLQAVIKRSLIDSGCPLSVVNDLIENAHERNWPQGLATLEVRQMNRRYYENYVAKRIPGKQAVVVMACENQHMGEDMILEPGLVMIFAHGVEEIL from the exons ATGGGGTACGACATTACGAGGTTTCAAGGGGAGGTGGATGAAGACCTGCTGTGCCCTATATGTAGCGGAGTGTTAGAAGAACCAGTGCAG GCTCCACATTGTGAGCATGCCTTCTGCAATGCCTGCATAACGCAGTGGTTCGCCCAGCAGCAGATTTGCCCCGTTGACCGCACAGTGGTGACGCTCGCTCACCTCCGGCCCGTGCCCCGCATCATGCGCAACATGCTGTCCAAGCTCCAGATGAGCTGCGACAACGCAACCTTTGGCTGCACGGCCACGCTGCGGCTGGACCAGCTGCAGTCGCACCTCAAAGACTGTGAGCACAACCCCAAGCGGCCCGTCAACTGTGAGGAGGGATGTGG GCTCGAGATGCCCAAAGATGAACAGTCCAACCACAACTGCATCAAACATTTGCGTAGTGTTGTTCAGCAGCAACAGACCAAGATTTCCGACCTGGAGAAAACGGTGGCAGAACATAAACACCAGCTGGGCGAGCAA AAACGAGACATTCAGCTGCTGAAAGCCTACATGAGAGCAATCCGCAGTGCGAACCCCAACCTGCAAAACCTCGAAGAAAGCATCGAATACAATGAAATCTTAGA GTGGGTGAACTCCATGCAGCCGGCCCGGGTGACGCGCTGGGGAGGCATGATCTCTACCCCCGATGCCGTGCTCCAGGCGGTCATCAAACGCTCCCTCATCGACAGCGGCTGTCCTCTCTCGGTTGTGAACGACCTGATCGAGAACGCCCACGAGCGCAACTGGCCGCAGGGGCTGGCCACCCTGGAGGTGCGGCAGATGAACAGACGCTACTATGAGAACTACGTTGCCAAGCGTATCCCTGGCAAACAGGCCGTGGTGGTGATGGCGTGCGAGAATCAGCATATGGGGGAGGATATGATCCTGGAGCCCGGCCTGGTTATGATCTTTGCTCACGGCGTGGAGGAGATCTTATAA
- the ankrd52a gene encoding serine/threonine-protein phosphatase 6 regulatory ankyrin repeat subunit C isoform X1 yields MGVLNIADQPPLVQAIFNRNAEELQLLLHKKEDVNALDHERRTPLHAAACVGDVHIMDLLIESGASVNAKDHIWLTPLHRAAASRNERAVGLLLRRGAEANARDKFWQTPLHVATANRATRCAEALLTQLSNLNMADRTGRTALHHAAQSGFQEMVKLLLNKGANLSAIDKKERQPIHCAAYLGHVEVVKLLVSRSADKSCKDKQGYTPLHAAAASGHLEIVKYLLRMGTEIDEPNGFGNTALHVACYMGQEAVATELVNHGANVNQPNKCGYTPLHLAAVSTNGALCLELLVNNGADVNQQSKEGKSPLHMAAIHGRFTRSQILIQNGGEIDCVDKYGNTPLHVAAKYGHELLISTLMTNGADTARRGIHGMFPLHLAVLYGFSDCCRKLLSSGQLYSIVSSMSKEHVLSAGFDINTPDNFGRTCLHAAASGGNVECLNLLLSSGTDLNKRDIMGRTPLHYAAANGRYQCTVTLVSAGAEVNEPDQTGCTPLHYSAASQAFSRLENWSLSFCRSTSHQKVDRHFTANHQNDEDEAKESYFCLEHLLDNGADPSMVNTKGYSAVHYAAYHGNKQNLELLLEMSFNALGDIESSIPVSPLHLAADKGHWQALRVLTETAAYVDMQDAAGRSVLYLAAQKGYARCVEVLLAQGASCLLNDNRLMWTPIHVAAANGHSDCLRMMIDYGEDGDLTNVADKFGQTALMLAVQGGHTDCVHFLLEKGALPDSKDKRGSTALHRGAVLGHDDCVTALLEHKATALCMDTQGRTPLHYAASRGHTEIMASLVQAAMATDPQDKLLDNKQYTPLHWAAYNGHEDCLEVLLEFKTFIHEEGNPFTPLHCALMNGHSGAAERLLESAGVQMINTRDAKGRTPLHAAAFAEDVAGLQLVLRHGTEINAVDKHGRSALMVAADKGHSGTVAILLHRAKADLTLLDDNRNTALHLACSKAHEMCALLILGEIHSPTLINATNSALQMPLHLAARNGLATVVQALLSRGATVLAVDEEGHTPALACAPNKDVADCLALILSTMKPFPQRDSCSCSSPTVSPSPGLNLLKHCGITAACAPLPSNGLHNGYVKDRHGAPVGLDGCLSE; encoded by the exons GTGCCAGTGTTAATGCTAAAGACCACATATGGTTGACCCCATTGCACAGGGCAGCTGCTTCCAGGAATGAA AGGGCAGTGGGTCTGCTGCTGAGGCGCGGAGCAGAAGCAAATGCACGAGACAAGTTCTGGCAGACGCCACTGCATGTGGCTACTGCCAACCGTGCCACCCGCTGCGCAGAGGCCCTGCTGACCCAGCTGAGCAACCTGAACATGGCAGATCGCACGGGCAGAACTGCTTTGCACCACGCTGCTCAGAGTGGGTTCCAAGAG ATGGTGAAGCTGTTGCTGAACAAAGGGGCCAACCTGAGTGCCATTGATAAGAAGGAGAGACAGCCTATCCATTGTGCTGCTTACTTGG GGCATGTGGAGGTGGTGAAGTTGCTGGTGTCCCGCAGTGCTGACAAGAGCTGCAAGGATAAGCAGGGCTACACACCtctccatgctgctgctgcaagtgGTCACCTCGAAATTGTAAAGTACCTACTGAGGATGGGGACAGAG ATTGATGAGCCCAATGGCTTTGGAAACACTGCGCTCCATGTGGCTTGCTACATGGGGCAGGAGGCTGTGGCTACTGAGCTGGTGAACCATGGAGCTAATGTTAACCAGCCCAACAAGTGCGGCTACACCCCTCTGCACCTGGCTGCCGTCTCCACCAACGGGGCCCTGTGTCTGGAGTTGCTGGTCAACAATGGGGCAGATGTCAACCAGCAG AGCAAAGAAGGGAAGAGCCCCCTGCACATGGCAGCCATTCACGGACGCTTCACACGCTCTCAGATCCTCATCCAAAATG GTGGGGAAATTGATTGCGTGGATAAGTATGGCAATACTCCTCTCCACGTTGCTGCTAAGTATGGCCATGAACTGCTGATCAGCACTCTAATGACCAATGGAGCAGACACGGCCAG ACGTGGGATCCATGGAATGTTCCCCTTGCACTTAGCTGTGCTGTACGGGTTTTCAGACTGTTGTCGCAAGTTACTCTCCTCAG GTCAGCTGTATAGTATAGTTTCATCTATGAGTAAGGAGCATGTACTATCCGCTGGGTTTGACATAAACACCCCTGACAACTTTGGGAGGACCTGTCTACACGCTGCTGCCTCTGGAGG AAATGTTGAATGTCTGAACTTGCTCTTAAGTAGCGGTACCGACTTAAACAAGAGGGACATAATGGGAAG GACACCGTTGCACTATGCGGCTGCTAATGGGAGGTACCAGTGCACTGTGACCCTGGTGAGCGCTGGCGCTGAGGTCAACGAGCCTGACCAAACAGGTTGTACTCCCCTGCACTACTCTGCCGCGTCCCAAGCCTTCAGCAGGTTGGAAAACtggtctctctccttctgtagGAGCACAAGCCACCAAAA AGTTGATCGTCATTTTACCGCGAACCATCAGAACGATGAGGACGAGGCAAAGGAGTCATACTT CTGCTTGGAGCATCTTTTGGACAACGGTGCTGATCCATCGATGGTCAACACAAAGGGTTACAGTGCTGTTCACTATGCAGCTTACCATGGCAACAAACAAAACCTGGAGCTG CTCCTGGAGATGTCCTTTAATGCACTAGGAGACATAGAGAGCAGCATTCCAGTCAGTCCTCTGCATCTTGCT GCTGACAAGGGCCACTGGCAGGCGCTGCGTGTGCTGACAGAGACTGCAGCTTATGTGGACATGCAGGATGCTGCAGGTCGTTCTGTGCTCTACTTGGCCGCTCAGAAAGGCTACGCCCGCTGTGTGGAGGTGCTGTTGGCTCAGGGAGCCTCCTGTCTCCTCAATGACAACCGTCTCATGTGGACTCCAATTCATGTTGCAG CTGCCAATGGCCACTCAGACTGCCTGCGTATGATGATTGATTATGGGGAGGATGGGGATCTCACCAACGTTGCGGACAAATTTGGACA GACCGCTCTGATGCTCGCTGTTCAGGGAGGTCACACCGACtgtgtccacttcctgttggaGAAGGGTGCCTTGCCAGATTCCAAGGACAAGAGGGGCAGCACAGCTTTGCACAGAGGG GCGGTGTTGGGCCATGACGACTGTGTGACAGCCCTGCTGGAGCACAAAGCTACTGCACTGTGTATGGACACCCAGGGTCGGACACCGCTGCACTACGCTGCGTCCAGAGGCCACACAGAGATCATGGCCAGTCTGGTGCAGGCCGCCATGGCAACAGACCCCCAAGATAAATTGCTGGACAACAAACAATACACCCCATTACACTGGGCTGCTTACAACG GGCATGAAGACTGTTTGGAGGTTTTACttgaatttaaaacatttatccATGAAGAGGGAAACCCTTTCACCCCCCTGCACTGTGCTCT GATGAATGGCCACAGCggtgcagcagagaggctgctggAGTCTGCTGGGGTCCAGATGATTAACACCAGAGATGCCAAAGGAAG GACCCCACTGCATGCTGCTGCATTTGCTGAGGATGTCGCAGGACTTCAGCTCGTGCTTCGCCACGGGACAGAGATCAACGCAGTGGACAAACATGGACGCTCTGCTCTGATGGTAGCTGCTGACAAGGGACACAGTGGCACTGTCG CCATCCTCCTTCACCGGGCCAAGGCTGACCTGACACTGCTGGATGACAACAGGAACACTGCCCTGCACTTGGCCTGCAGCAAG GCTCATGAGATGTGTGCCCTGCTGATTCTGGGAGAAATCCACAGTCCCACACTCATAAATGCCACCAACAGTGCTCTGCAAAT GCCCCTCCATCTCGCAGCACGTAATGGCCTGGCTACGGTGGTGCAGGCACTGCTGAGCAGAGGAGCCACTGTGCTGGCTGTGGATGAGGAAG GCCACACCCCAGCTTTGGCCTGTGCTCCCAACAAAGACGTGGCTGACTGCCTGGCTCTGATCCTCTCTACCATGAAGCCTTTCCCCCAGCGGgactcctgctcctgctcctctcccaccGTCTCCCCATCCCCGGGTCTCAACTTGCTGAAGCACTGCGGCATCACCGCCGCCTGCGCCCCGCTGCCCAGCAACGGCCTCCACAACGGCTACGTCAAAGACCGTCACGGTGCACCGGTTGGCCTGGATGGGTGTCTGTCTGAGTGA
- the ankrd52a gene encoding serine/threonine-protein phosphatase 6 regulatory ankyrin repeat subunit C isoform X2, with translation MGVLNIADQPPLVQAIFNRNAEELQLLLHKKEDVNALDHERRTPLHAAACVGDVHIMDLLIESGASVNAKDHIWLTPLHRAAASRNERAVGLLLRRGAEANARDKFWQTPLHVATANRATRCAEALLTQLSNLNMADRTGRTALHHAAQSGFQEMVKLLLNKGANLSAIDKKERQPIHCAAYLGHVEVVKLLVSRSADKSCKDKQGYTPLHAAAASGHLEIVKYLLRMGTEIDEPNGFGNTALHVACYMGQEAVATELVNHGANVNQPNKCGYTPLHLAAVSTNGALCLELLVNNGADVNQQSKEGKSPLHMAAIHGRFTRSQILIQNGGEIDCVDKYGNTPLHVAAKYGHELLISTLMTNGADTARRGIHGMFPLHLAVLYGFSDCCRKLLSSGQLYSIVSSMSKEHVLSAGFDINTPDNFGRTCLHAAASGGNVECLNLLLSSGTDLNKRDIMGRTPLHYAAANGRYQCTVTLVSAGAEVNEPDQTGCTPLHYSAASQAFSRVDRHFTANHQNDEDEAKESYFCLEHLLDNGADPSMVNTKGYSAVHYAAYHGNKQNLELLLEMSFNALGDIESSIPVSPLHLAADKGHWQALRVLTETAAYVDMQDAAGRSVLYLAAQKGYARCVEVLLAQGASCLLNDNRLMWTPIHVAAANGHSDCLRMMIDYGEDGDLTNVADKFGQTALMLAVQGGHTDCVHFLLEKGALPDSKDKRGSTALHRGAVLGHDDCVTALLEHKATALCMDTQGRTPLHYAASRGHTEIMASLVQAAMATDPQDKLLDNKQYTPLHWAAYNGHEDCLEVLLEFKTFIHEEGNPFTPLHCALMNGHSGAAERLLESAGVQMINTRDAKGRTPLHAAAFAEDVAGLQLVLRHGTEINAVDKHGRSALMVAADKGHSGTVAILLHRAKADLTLLDDNRNTALHLACSKAHEMCALLILGEIHSPTLINATNSALQMPLHLAARNGLATVVQALLSRGATVLAVDEEGHTPALACAPNKDVADCLALILSTMKPFPQRDSCSCSSPTVSPSPGLNLLKHCGITAACAPLPSNGLHNGYVKDRHGAPVGLDGCLSE, from the exons GTGCCAGTGTTAATGCTAAAGACCACATATGGTTGACCCCATTGCACAGGGCAGCTGCTTCCAGGAATGAA AGGGCAGTGGGTCTGCTGCTGAGGCGCGGAGCAGAAGCAAATGCACGAGACAAGTTCTGGCAGACGCCACTGCATGTGGCTACTGCCAACCGTGCCACCCGCTGCGCAGAGGCCCTGCTGACCCAGCTGAGCAACCTGAACATGGCAGATCGCACGGGCAGAACTGCTTTGCACCACGCTGCTCAGAGTGGGTTCCAAGAG ATGGTGAAGCTGTTGCTGAACAAAGGGGCCAACCTGAGTGCCATTGATAAGAAGGAGAGACAGCCTATCCATTGTGCTGCTTACTTGG GGCATGTGGAGGTGGTGAAGTTGCTGGTGTCCCGCAGTGCTGACAAGAGCTGCAAGGATAAGCAGGGCTACACACCtctccatgctgctgctgcaagtgGTCACCTCGAAATTGTAAAGTACCTACTGAGGATGGGGACAGAG ATTGATGAGCCCAATGGCTTTGGAAACACTGCGCTCCATGTGGCTTGCTACATGGGGCAGGAGGCTGTGGCTACTGAGCTGGTGAACCATGGAGCTAATGTTAACCAGCCCAACAAGTGCGGCTACACCCCTCTGCACCTGGCTGCCGTCTCCACCAACGGGGCCCTGTGTCTGGAGTTGCTGGTCAACAATGGGGCAGATGTCAACCAGCAG AGCAAAGAAGGGAAGAGCCCCCTGCACATGGCAGCCATTCACGGACGCTTCACACGCTCTCAGATCCTCATCCAAAATG GTGGGGAAATTGATTGCGTGGATAAGTATGGCAATACTCCTCTCCACGTTGCTGCTAAGTATGGCCATGAACTGCTGATCAGCACTCTAATGACCAATGGAGCAGACACGGCCAG ACGTGGGATCCATGGAATGTTCCCCTTGCACTTAGCTGTGCTGTACGGGTTTTCAGACTGTTGTCGCAAGTTACTCTCCTCAG GTCAGCTGTATAGTATAGTTTCATCTATGAGTAAGGAGCATGTACTATCCGCTGGGTTTGACATAAACACCCCTGACAACTTTGGGAGGACCTGTCTACACGCTGCTGCCTCTGGAGG AAATGTTGAATGTCTGAACTTGCTCTTAAGTAGCGGTACCGACTTAAACAAGAGGGACATAATGGGAAG GACACCGTTGCACTATGCGGCTGCTAATGGGAGGTACCAGTGCACTGTGACCCTGGTGAGCGCTGGCGCTGAGGTCAACGAGCCTGACCAAACAGGTTGTACTCCCCTGCACTACTCTGCCGCGTCCCAAGCCTTCAGCAG AGTTGATCGTCATTTTACCGCGAACCATCAGAACGATGAGGACGAGGCAAAGGAGTCATACTT CTGCTTGGAGCATCTTTTGGACAACGGTGCTGATCCATCGATGGTCAACACAAAGGGTTACAGTGCTGTTCACTATGCAGCTTACCATGGCAACAAACAAAACCTGGAGCTG CTCCTGGAGATGTCCTTTAATGCACTAGGAGACATAGAGAGCAGCATTCCAGTCAGTCCTCTGCATCTTGCT GCTGACAAGGGCCACTGGCAGGCGCTGCGTGTGCTGACAGAGACTGCAGCTTATGTGGACATGCAGGATGCTGCAGGTCGTTCTGTGCTCTACTTGGCCGCTCAGAAAGGCTACGCCCGCTGTGTGGAGGTGCTGTTGGCTCAGGGAGCCTCCTGTCTCCTCAATGACAACCGTCTCATGTGGACTCCAATTCATGTTGCAG CTGCCAATGGCCACTCAGACTGCCTGCGTATGATGATTGATTATGGGGAGGATGGGGATCTCACCAACGTTGCGGACAAATTTGGACA GACCGCTCTGATGCTCGCTGTTCAGGGAGGTCACACCGACtgtgtccacttcctgttggaGAAGGGTGCCTTGCCAGATTCCAAGGACAAGAGGGGCAGCACAGCTTTGCACAGAGGG GCGGTGTTGGGCCATGACGACTGTGTGACAGCCCTGCTGGAGCACAAAGCTACTGCACTGTGTATGGACACCCAGGGTCGGACACCGCTGCACTACGCTGCGTCCAGAGGCCACACAGAGATCATGGCCAGTCTGGTGCAGGCCGCCATGGCAACAGACCCCCAAGATAAATTGCTGGACAACAAACAATACACCCCATTACACTGGGCTGCTTACAACG GGCATGAAGACTGTTTGGAGGTTTTACttgaatttaaaacatttatccATGAAGAGGGAAACCCTTTCACCCCCCTGCACTGTGCTCT GATGAATGGCCACAGCggtgcagcagagaggctgctggAGTCTGCTGGGGTCCAGATGATTAACACCAGAGATGCCAAAGGAAG GACCCCACTGCATGCTGCTGCATTTGCTGAGGATGTCGCAGGACTTCAGCTCGTGCTTCGCCACGGGACAGAGATCAACGCAGTGGACAAACATGGACGCTCTGCTCTGATGGTAGCTGCTGACAAGGGACACAGTGGCACTGTCG CCATCCTCCTTCACCGGGCCAAGGCTGACCTGACACTGCTGGATGACAACAGGAACACTGCCCTGCACTTGGCCTGCAGCAAG GCTCATGAGATGTGTGCCCTGCTGATTCTGGGAGAAATCCACAGTCCCACACTCATAAATGCCACCAACAGTGCTCTGCAAAT GCCCCTCCATCTCGCAGCACGTAATGGCCTGGCTACGGTGGTGCAGGCACTGCTGAGCAGAGGAGCCACTGTGCTGGCTGTGGATGAGGAAG GCCACACCCCAGCTTTGGCCTGTGCTCCCAACAAAGACGTGGCTGACTGCCTGGCTCTGATCCTCTCTACCATGAAGCCTTTCCCCCAGCGGgactcctgctcctgctcctctcccaccGTCTCCCCATCCCCGGGTCTCAACTTGCTGAAGCACTGCGGCATCACCGCCGCCTGCGCCCCGCTGCCCAGCAACGGCCTCCACAACGGCTACGTCAAAGACCGTCACGGTGCACCGGTTGGCCTGGATGGGTGTCTGTCTGAGTGA